A single genomic interval of Mangifera indica cultivar Alphonso chromosome 5, CATAS_Mindica_2.1, whole genome shotgun sequence harbors:
- the LOC123217379 gene encoding 60S ribosomal protein L44 — protein MVNVPKTKKTYCKSKECRKHTLHKVTQYKKGKDSLAAQGKRRYDRKQSGYGGQTKPVFHKKAKTTKKIVLRLQCQGCKHVSQHPIKRCKHFEIGGDKKGKGTSLF, from the exons ATG GTGAACGTACCCAAGACAAAGAAAACATACTGCAAGAGCAAGGAGTGCAGAAAGCACACCTTGCATAAGGTCACACAGTACAAGAAGGGCAAGGACAGTCTTGCAGCGCAGGGTAAGAGACGTTACGATCGCAAGCAATCGGGTTATGGAGGACAAACCAAGCCTGTTTTCCACAAGAAG GCTAAGACAACAAAAAAGATTGTCTTAAGGCTTCAGTGTCAGGGGTGCAAGCATGTGTCTCAACATCCCATCAAG AGGTGCAAGCACTTTGAGATCGGTGGAGACAAGAAGGGCAAGGGAACATCtctgttttaa